One genomic region from Streptomyces sp. NBC_00457 encodes:
- a CDS encoding helix-turn-helix transcriptional regulator — protein sequence MDTMRPLRLAKDAMDRDWAEPSLDLDAVAAHAGYSRYHFIRAFKAAYGETPGQYLTHRRIERAEDLLRTADLTVTEICHLVGFSSLGTFSTRFKARTGLTPSEYRSKHVGQGAALIPGCYALFWAGDSGALRPEWTAIPEKRTDRRAAYGDGQEPTPTGEQSHDQGPGHHHRMDLRPAAHQGLLHREARFRGAHRPVDG from the coding sequence ATGGACACGATGCGGCCGCTGCGCCTGGCCAAGGACGCCATGGACCGCGACTGGGCCGAGCCGTCCCTCGACCTGGACGCGGTGGCGGCGCATGCCGGGTACTCGCGCTATCACTTCATACGGGCTTTCAAGGCGGCGTACGGCGAGACGCCCGGCCAGTATCTGACGCACCGCCGGATCGAGCGGGCCGAGGATCTGCTGCGCACCGCGGATCTGACGGTCACGGAGATCTGCCACCTCGTCGGCTTCAGCAGCTTGGGTACGTTCTCGACCCGGTTCAAGGCGCGCACCGGGCTGACGCCGAGCGAGTACCGGAGCAAGCACGTGGGGCAGGGGGCCGCGCTGATACCCGGGTGTTACGCACTGTTCTGGGCGGGGGATTCCGGCGCCCTTCGGCCGGAGTGGACAGCAATTCCGGAGAAGCGGACTGACCGGCGGGCTGCCTACGGTGACGGACAAGAGCCGACACCGACAGGAGAACAGAGCCATGATCAAGGGCCTGGGCATCACCACCGTATGGACCTTCGACCAGCAGCGCACCAAGGCCTTCTTCACCGAGAAGCTCGGTTTCGAGGAGCGCACCGACCTGTCGATGGGTGA
- a CDS encoding HAD family acid phosphatase, which translates to MSRGTWTRRIGMTAVATVAVTAMAVPAGAQAATATSTSVSAAAAEDVDYATWQRDCQAVMDQAMPYLKQRIAATKPGEKQAIVLDIDNTALETDFGFSYPQPANQPVLEVAEYAQAHGVDLFFVTARPGIIYAPTEYNLEHQGYDVSGLYVRNFLDLFKNVAAYKTAQRVDIENKGYTIIANIGNSATDLSGGHAEKTYKLPDYDGQLS; encoded by the coding sequence ATGAGCAGAGGCACCTGGACGCGCCGTATCGGCATGACCGCCGTCGCCACCGTCGCCGTCACGGCGATGGCCGTCCCCGCCGGCGCCCAGGCCGCGACGGCCACGAGCACGTCCGTCAGCGCCGCCGCAGCCGAGGACGTCGACTACGCGACCTGGCAGCGGGACTGCCAGGCGGTGATGGACCAGGCGATGCCGTACCTGAAGCAGCGCATCGCCGCCACCAAGCCGGGCGAGAAGCAGGCGATCGTCCTCGACATCGACAACACCGCGCTGGAGACCGACTTCGGCTTCAGCTACCCGCAGCCGGCCAACCAGCCGGTCCTGGAGGTCGCCGAGTACGCCCAGGCCCACGGCGTCGACCTCTTCTTCGTGACCGCCCGCCCCGGCATCATCTACGCGCCCACCGAGTACAACCTCGAGCACCAGGGCTACGACGTCTCCGGTCTCTACGTCCGCAACTTCCTCGACCTCTTCAAGAACGTCGCCGCCTACAAGACCGCCCAGCGCGTCGACATCGAGAACAAGGGCTACACGATCATCGCCAACATCGGAAACAGCGCCACCGACCTCTCGGGCGGCCACGCCGAGAAGACGTACAAGCTGCCCGACTACGACGGTCAGCTGTCCTGA
- a CDS encoding VOC family protein → MIKGLGITTVWTFDQQRTKAFFTEKLGFEERTDLSMGDMRWVTVGAKDQPEVELALMSLDGPGLDPESSEALKTLVGKGVIGAGAFRTDDCRGDYETFKARGVEFIQEPQERPYGIEAIFRDDNGNWYSLTERSEELDMSKPF, encoded by the coding sequence ATGATCAAGGGCCTGGGCATCACCACCGTATGGACCTTCGACCAGCAGCGCACCAAGGCCTTCTTCACCGAGAAGCTCGGTTTCGAGGAGCGCACCGACCTGTCGATGGGTGACATGCGGTGGGTCACCGTGGGCGCCAAGGACCAGCCAGAAGTCGAGCTGGCGCTGATGAGCCTCGACGGACCAGGGCTCGACCCCGAGTCCTCCGAGGCTCTGAAGACGCTGGTCGGCAAGGGCGTCATCGGCGCCGGGGCGTTCCGGACCGACGACTGCCGCGGGGACTACGAGACCTTCAAGGCACGCGGGGTGGAGTTCATCCAGGAGCCACAGGAGCGGCCGTACGGCATCGAGGCGATCTTCCGTGACGACAACGGGAACTGGTACTCGCTGACCGAGCGGAGTGAAGAACTGGACATGTCGAAGCCGTTCTGA
- a CDS encoding M23 family metallopeptidase yields the protein MFQRVSARSSRTSLLRTRGAVMAAAVGASVVLGAGVATAAQGTVAKAAPTAAAKKATSWVKPVAKYTKSASFAANGAMWQSTHSGQDFAVPSGTVVKAAHGGTVVKAGGNGAGDGPAYGNAIVIKHGNGTYSQYAHLSKINVKSGQIVKTGQRIALSGNTGNSSGPHLHFEVRTTANYGSAIDPVAFLRGKGLAL from the coding sequence ATGTTCCAGCGCGTCTCCGCTCGCTCTTCCCGTACGTCCCTGCTCCGCACCCGTGGGGCCGTCATGGCTGCCGCCGTCGGTGCCTCGGTTGTGCTGGGGGCCGGAGTCGCGACCGCCGCGCAGGGCACGGTCGCCAAGGCCGCGCCCACCGCCGCCGCGAAGAAGGCCACGTCCTGGGTCAAGCCGGTCGCGAAGTACACAAAGTCCGCGAGCTTCGCGGCGAACGGCGCCATGTGGCAGTCCACCCACAGTGGTCAGGACTTCGCCGTGCCCAGCGGCACCGTCGTCAAGGCCGCGCACGGCGGCACGGTCGTCAAGGCCGGCGGCAACGGCGCCGGTGACGGCCCCGCCTACGGCAACGCCATCGTCATCAAGCACGGCAACGGCACGTACTCCCAGTACGCCCACCTGTCGAAGATCAACGTCAAGTCCGGCCAGATCGTGAAGACCGGCCAGCGGATAGCCCTGTCCGGCAACACCGGCAACTCCAGCGGCCCGCACCTGCACTTCGAGGTCCGTACGACCGCGAACTACGGCTCCGCCATCGACCCGGTCGCCTTCCTGCGCGGCAAGGGCCTGGCGCTCTAA
- a CDS encoding SigE family RNA polymerase sigma factor produces MEQREVGAVGEVLEFEEYVRTRQDALLRSARRLVPDPVDAQDLLQTALVRTYGRWEGIADKRLADAYLRRVMINTRTEWWRARKLEEVPTEQLPDACVDDATEQHADRALLMDIMKVLAPKQRSVVVLRHWEQMSTEETAAALGMSAGTVKSTLHRALARLREELERRDLDARALEREEQERCAA; encoded by the coding sequence ATGGAGCAGCGCGAGGTGGGCGCAGTGGGCGAGGTGCTCGAGTTCGAGGAGTACGTCCGTACCCGGCAGGACGCGCTGCTGCGCAGTGCCCGCCGCCTGGTCCCGGACCCTGTCGACGCGCAGGACCTGCTCCAGACCGCGCTGGTACGGACGTACGGCCGCTGGGAGGGCATAGCCGACAAGCGGCTGGCGGACGCCTATCTGCGCCGCGTGATGATCAACACGCGGACCGAGTGGTGGCGGGCGCGCAAGCTGGAGGAGGTGCCGACCGAGCAGCTCCCGGACGCCTGCGTCGACGACGCCACCGAGCAGCACGCGGACCGTGCCCTGCTGATGGACATCATGAAGGTGCTGGCTCCCAAGCAGCGCAGCGTCGTGGTGCTGCGACACTGGGAGCAGATGTCCACGGAGGAGACGGCCGCCGCCCTCGGCATGTCGGCCGGAACGGTCAAGAGCACGCTGCACCGGGCGCTCGCCCGGCTCCGCGAGGAGCTGGAGCGCCGCGATCTGGACGCACGCGCGCTGGAGCGTGAGGAGCAGGAGCGGTGCGCGGCTTGA
- a CDS encoding MDR family MFS transporter, whose protein sequence is MVATETVTDEAGGRPRSVRVVLFALMIAMMLAMLDNMIIGTAMPTIVGELGGLEHLSWVVTAYTLATAASTPLWGKLGDMYGRKGIFMSSIVLFLIGSALSGMAQDMGQLIGFRAVQGLGAGGLMVGVMAIIGDLIPPRERGKYQGMMAGVMALAMIGGPLVGGTITDHWGWRWAFYINLPLGIVALLAISAVLHLPKKRAQTRIDYLGAGLLTVGITAIVLVTTWGGTEYAWTSARIMELIGIGVAALVGFVFWQTKAAEPVLPLHIFRSRNFTLMSIIGFIVGFVMFGATLFLPLYQQSVQGASATNSGLLLLPMLGAMLVTSMVAGRVTTNTGRYYVFPVVGSALMAVGLYLLSTMDTGTSRLTSGVFMAVVGLGMGCLMQITMLVAQNSVEMKDMGVASSSTTLFRTLGSSFGVAIMGALFNHRVQDVMADRAGALGSKVTEQSAQLDAASLAKLPEAAREAYQHAVSAGTHSAFLLGAVVAVIALVAAVFVKEVPLKGAGPKEDSPGGEDSPGGTAVRAPATETV, encoded by the coding sequence ATGGTGGCGACAGAGACAGTCACAGACGAGGCGGGCGGTCGGCCCAGGAGCGTGCGGGTCGTGCTCTTCGCGCTCATGATCGCGATGATGCTGGCGATGCTCGACAACATGATCATCGGCACCGCGATGCCGACGATCGTCGGTGAGCTGGGCGGGCTCGAGCATCTGTCGTGGGTGGTGACGGCGTACACCCTGGCGACCGCGGCCTCCACCCCGCTGTGGGGCAAGCTCGGCGACATGTACGGCCGCAAGGGCATCTTCATGAGCTCGATCGTGCTCTTCCTGATCGGCTCCGCGCTCAGCGGCATGGCCCAGGACATGGGGCAGCTGATCGGCTTCCGCGCCGTGCAGGGCCTCGGCGCCGGTGGGCTCATGGTCGGCGTCATGGCGATCATCGGTGACCTCATACCGCCCCGCGAGCGCGGCAAGTACCAGGGCATGATGGCCGGCGTCATGGCGCTCGCGATGATCGGCGGTCCGCTGGTCGGCGGCACCATCACCGACCACTGGGGCTGGCGCTGGGCCTTCTACATCAACCTGCCGCTGGGCATCGTCGCGCTGCTCGCCATCAGCGCCGTACTGCATCTGCCGAAGAAGCGGGCGCAGACGCGGATCGACTACCTGGGCGCGGGCCTGCTGACGGTCGGCATCACCGCGATCGTGCTGGTCACCACCTGGGGCGGTACGGAGTACGCCTGGACGTCCGCGCGGATCATGGAGCTGATCGGCATCGGGGTCGCCGCGCTCGTCGGGTTCGTGTTCTGGCAGACCAAGGCCGCCGAACCGGTGCTGCCGCTGCACATCTTCCGCAGCCGGAACTTCACGCTCATGTCGATCATCGGCTTCATCGTCGGGTTCGTGATGTTCGGCGCCACGCTGTTCCTGCCGCTGTACCAGCAGTCCGTGCAGGGCGCGTCCGCGACCAACTCCGGGCTGCTGCTCCTGCCGATGCTCGGCGCGATGCTGGTGACGTCGATGGTCGCGGGGCGGGTGACCACCAACACCGGGCGGTACTACGTCTTCCCGGTCGTCGGCAGTGCGCTGATGGCCGTCGGGCTGTATCTGCTGTCGACGATGGACACCGGGACCTCGCGGCTCACGTCCGGCGTGTTCATGGCCGTCGTCGGACTCGGCATGGGCTGCCTGATGCAGATCACCATGCTGGTCGCGCAGAACAGCGTGGAGATGAAGGACATGGGCGTCGCGTCCTCGTCCACCACCCTCTTCCGCACCCTCGGCTCCTCCTTCGGCGTCGCGATCATGGGCGCGCTGTTCAACCACCGGGTCCAGGACGTCATGGCCGACCGGGCCGGTGCACTGGGCTCCAAGGTGACCGAGCAGTCCGCCCAGCTGGACGCGGCGAGCCTGGCGAAGCTGCCGGAGGCGGCGCGCGAGGCGTACCAGCACGCGGTGTCGGCGGGCACCCACTCGGCGTTCCTGCTGGGGGCCGTGGTGGCCGTGATCGCGCTGGTCGCGGCGGTGTTCGTGAAGGAGGTGCCGCTGAAGGGGGCGGGGCCGAAGGAGGACTCCCCGGGCGGTGAGGACTCCCCGGGCGGTACGGCGGTGCGGGCGCCGGCGACCGAGACGGTCTGA
- the cseC gene encoding two-component system sensor histidine kinase CseC produces MRGILGRLLPARWARTGIRTGVRWKLSAAIAFVGALVAIALSLVVHNAARVSMLDNARELADERIQIAQRNYELSKRPNFPNVEINDPDLPPELRLKVEQGRRATYVTDHKGGVPDIWAAVPVTDGRVLSLHTGFTDRSTDILNDLDQALVIGSITVVLGGSALGVLIGGQLSRRLRKAAAAANQVAKGETDVRVRDAIGGVVRDETDDLASAVDAMTDALQLRLEAERRVTADIAHELRTPVTGLLTAAELLPPGRPTELVLDRAKAMRTLVEDVLEVARLDGASERAELQDIMLGEFVSRRVAAKDPAIEVRVVHESEVTTDPRRLERVLFNLLANAARHGKPPIEVTVEGRVIRVRDHGPGFPEELLAEGPSRFRTGRSDRSGHGHGLGLTIAAGQARVLGARLTFRNIRPAGAPEHVPAEGAVAVLWLPEHAPTSTGSYQMLP; encoded by the coding sequence ATGCGGGGGATCTTGGGGCGCCTGCTCCCGGCGCGATGGGCACGCACGGGCATCCGTACGGGCGTGCGGTGGAAGCTGAGCGCGGCGATCGCGTTCGTCGGTGCGCTGGTGGCGATCGCGCTGAGCCTGGTCGTGCACAACGCGGCCCGGGTCTCGATGCTGGACAACGCACGCGAGCTGGCCGACGAGCGGATCCAGATCGCCCAGCGCAACTATGAGCTGTCCAAACGGCCGAACTTCCCGAACGTCGAGATCAACGACCCGGACCTGCCGCCCGAGCTGCGGCTGAAGGTCGAGCAGGGTCGCCGGGCCACCTATGTGACCGACCACAAGGGCGGCGTGCCGGACATATGGGCCGCCGTGCCGGTCACGGACGGGCGTGTGCTGTCCCTGCACACCGGGTTCACCGACCGCAGCACCGACATCCTCAACGACCTCGACCAGGCCCTCGTCATCGGCTCCATCACCGTCGTCCTCGGCGGCAGCGCGCTCGGTGTGCTCATCGGCGGACAGCTGTCGCGCCGGCTGCGCAAGGCGGCGGCCGCGGCGAACCAGGTCGCCAAGGGCGAGACGGACGTCCGGGTGCGGGACGCGATCGGCGGTGTCGTACGGGACGAGACCGACGACCTGGCCAGCGCGGTGGACGCCATGACGGACGCCCTACAGCTGCGGCTGGAGGCCGAGCGCCGGGTCACCGCCGATATCGCACACGAGCTGCGCACGCCGGTGACCGGGCTGCTGACCGCGGCCGAGCTGCTGCCGCCGGGCCGGCCGACCGAGCTGGTCCTGGACCGGGCGAAGGCCATGCGCACGCTGGTGGAGGACGTCCTGGAGGTGGCCCGCCTCGACGGTGCCTCGGAGCGGGCCGAGCTGCAGGACATCATGCTGGGCGAGTTCGTCAGCCGGCGGGTGGCGGCGAAGGACCCGGCCATCGAGGTGCGCGTGGTCCATGAGTCGGAGGTCACCACCGACCCGCGGCGCCTGGAGCGCGTGCTGTTCAACCTGCTCGCCAACGCCGCCCGGCACGGCAAGCCGCCCATCGAGGTCACCGTCGAGGGCCGGGTCATCCGGGTCCGCGACCACGGCCCCGGCTTCCCCGAGGAGCTCCTCGCCGAGGGGCCGAGCCGCTTCCGCACCGGCCGCAGCGACCGCTCCGGCCACGGCCACGGCCTCGGCCTGACCATCGCCGCCGGCCAGGCCCGCGTCCTGGGCGCCCGGCTGACCTTCCGCAACATCCGCCCGGCGGGCGCGCCGGAGCACGTGCCGGCGGAGGGCGCGGTGGCCGTGCTGTGGCTGCCGGAGCATGCGCCGACGAGCACGGGCAGTTATCAGATGCTGCCGTAG
- a CDS encoding ATP-dependent Clp protease ATP-binding subunit: MFERFTDRARRVVVLAQEEARMLNHNYIGTEHILLGLIHEGEGVAAKALESLGISLEAVRQQVEEIIGQGQQAPSGHIPFTPRAKKVLELSLREALQLGHNYIGTEHILLGLIREGEGVAAQVLVKLGADLNRVRQQVIQLLSGYQGKETATAGGPAEGTPSTSLVLDQFGRNLTQAARESKLDPVIGREKEIERVMQVLSRRTKNNPVLIGEPGVGKTAVVEGLAQAIVKGEVPETLKDKHLYTLDLGALVAGSRYRGDFEERLKKVLKEIRTRGDIILFIDELHTLVGAGAAEGAIDAASILKPMLARGELQTIGATTLDEYRKHLEKDAALERRFQPIQVAEPSLPHTIEILKGLRDRYEAHHRVSITDEALVQAATLADRYISDRFLPDKAIDLIDEAGSRMRIRRMTAPPDLREFDEKIAGVRRDKESAIDSQDFEKAASLRDKEKQLLAAKAKREKEWKAGDMDVVAEVDGELIAEVLATATGIPVFKLTEEESSRLLRMEEELHKRVIGQTDAVKALSKAIRRTRAGLKDPKRPGGSFIFAGPSGVGKTELSKALAEFLFGDEDALISLDMSEFSEKHTVSRLFGSPPGYVGYEEGGQLTEKVRRKPFSVVLFDEVEKAHPDIFNSLLQILEDGRLTDSQGRVVDFKNTVIIMTTNLGTRDISKGFNLGFAASGDKKTNYERMKNKVSDELKQHFRPEFLNRVDDVVVFPQLTQDDILAIVDLMIGKVDERLKDRDMGIELSQSAKELLSKKGYDPVLGARPLRRTIQREIEDSLSEKILFGELRPGHIVVVDTEGEGEAKTFTFRGEEKSALPDVPPIEQAAGGAGPNLSKEA; the protein is encoded by the coding sequence ATGTTCGAGAGGTTCACCGACCGCGCGCGGCGGGTTGTCGTCCTGGCTCAGGAAGAAGCCCGGATGCTCAACCACAACTACATCGGCACCGAGCACATCCTCCTGGGCCTGATCCACGAGGGTGAGGGTGTCGCCGCAAAGGCCCTGGAGAGCCTCGGCATTTCGCTTGAGGCGGTCCGTCAGCAGGTGGAGGAGATCATCGGTCAGGGCCAGCAGGCCCCGTCCGGCCACATCCCCTTCACTCCCCGTGCCAAGAAGGTCCTGGAGCTGTCGCTCCGCGAGGCCCTTCAGCTGGGCCACAACTACATCGGCACGGAGCACATCCTGCTCGGCCTGATCCGTGAGGGCGAGGGCGTCGCCGCCCAGGTCCTGGTCAAGCTGGGCGCTGATCTCAACCGTGTGCGGCAGCAGGTGATCCAGCTGCTCTCCGGTTACCAGGGCAAGGAGACCGCCACCGCCGGCGGGCCTGCCGAGGGCACCCCCTCGACGTCCCTGGTGCTCGACCAGTTCGGCCGGAACCTCACCCAGGCCGCTCGTGAGTCCAAGCTCGACCCGGTCATCGGGCGCGAGAAGGAGATCGAGCGGGTCATGCAGGTGCTGTCCCGCCGTACCAAGAACAACCCGGTCCTGATCGGTGAGCCCGGCGTCGGCAAGACCGCCGTCGTCGAGGGCCTCGCCCAGGCCATCGTCAAGGGCGAGGTGCCCGAGACCCTCAAGGACAAGCACCTCTACACCCTGGACCTCGGCGCGCTGGTCGCCGGCTCCCGCTACCGCGGTGACTTCGAGGAGCGCCTGAAGAAGGTCCTCAAGGAGATCCGCACCCGCGGCGACATCATCCTGTTCATCGACGAGCTGCACACGCTGGTCGGTGCGGGTGCCGCCGAGGGCGCCATCGACGCCGCTTCGATCCTGAAGCCGATGCTGGCCCGTGGTGAGCTGCAGACCATCGGCGCGACCACGCTGGACGAGTACCGCAAGCACCTGGAGAAGGACGCGGCCCTGGAGCGCCGCTTCCAGCCCATCCAGGTCGCCGAGCCCTCGCTCCCGCACACGATCGAGATCCTCAAGGGTCTCCGTGACCGGTACGAGGCGCACCACCGCGTCTCCATCACCGACGAGGCGCTGGTGCAGGCCGCCACCCTGGCCGACCGGTACATCTCGGACCGCTTCCTGCCGGACAAGGCGATCGACCTGATCGACGAGGCCGGTTCCCGGATGCGCATCCGCCGGATGACCGCGCCGCCGGACCTGCGCGAGTTCGACGAGAAGATCGCCGGTGTCCGCCGCGACAAGGAGTCCGCGATCGACTCGCAGGACTTCGAGAAGGCCGCCTCCCTCCGCGACAAGGAGAAGCAGCTCCTGGCCGCCAAGGCCAAGCGGGAGAAGGAGTGGAAGGCCGGCGACATGGACGTCGTCGCCGAGGTCGACGGCGAGCTGATCGCCGAGGTCCTCGCGACCGCTACGGGCATCCCGGTCTTCAAGCTGACCGAGGAGGAGTCCAGCCGCCTGCTCCGCATGGAGGAGGAGCTGCACAAGCGGGTCATCGGCCAGACCGACGCCGTCAAGGCGCTGTCGAAGGCGATCCGCCGTACGCGTGCCGGTCTGAAGGACCCGAAGCGTCCGGGTGGTTCGTTCATCTTCGCGGGCCCGTCGGGTGTCGGTAAGACGGAGCTGTCCAAGGCCCTGGCCGAGTTCCTCTTCGGTGACGAGGACGCGCTGATCTCCCTCGACATGTCGGAGTTCAGCGAGAAGCACACGGTGTCGCGTCTCTTCGGCTCGCCCCCCGGATACGTGGGCTACGAAGAGGGCGGTCAGCTGACCGAGAAGGTCCGCCGCAAGCCGTTCTCGGTGGTCCTCTTCGACGAGGTCGAGAAGGCCCACCCGGACATCTTCAACAGCCTGCTGCAGATCCTGGAGGACGGTCGCCTGACCGACTCCCAGGGCCGGGTCGTGGACTTCAAGAACACGGTCATCATCATGACGACCAACCTCGGCACCCGGGACATCTCCAAGGGCTTCAACCTGGGCTTCGCGGCCTCGGGCGACAAGAAGACCAACTACGAGCGCATGAAGAACAAGGTCTCGGACGAGCTCAAGCAGCACTTCCGTCCCGAGTTCCTCAACCGCGTCGACGACGTGGTCGTCTTCCCGCAGCTGACCCAGGACGACATCCTCGCGATCGTCGACCTGATGATCGGCAAGGTCGACGAGCGCCTCAAGGACCGGGACATGGGCATCGAGCTCTCCCAGTCCGCCAAGGAACTGCTCTCGAAGAAGGGTTACGACCCCGTGCTGGGCGCGCGTCCGCTGCGCCGCACCATCCAGCGCGAGATCGAGGACTCCCTCTCCGAGAAGATCCTCTTCGGCGAGCTGCGCCCCGGCCACATCGTGGTCGTGGACACGGAGGGCGAGGGCGAGGCCAAGACCTTCACCTTCCGGGGTGAGGAGAAGTCGGCACTGCCGGACGTTCCGCCGATCGAGCAGGCGGCCGGTGGGGCTGGGCCGAATCTGAGCAAGGAGGCGTAA
- the cseB gene encoding two-component system response regulator CseB, producing MADQTHVLFVEDDDVIREATQLALERDGFAVTAMPDGLSGLEAFRANRPDIALLDVMVPGLDGVSLCRRIRDESTVPVIMLSARADSIDVVLGLEAGADDYVTKPFDGAVLVARIRAVLRRFGHAGGAGQPEEPESLSAGGVLTFGELEIDTEGMEVRKGGQPVALTPTEMRLLLEFSSAPGTVLSRDKLLERVWDYGWGGDTRVVDVHVQRLRTKIGQDRIETVRGFGYKLKA from the coding sequence ATGGCAGACCAGACCCACGTCTTGTTCGTCGAGGACGACGACGTCATCCGTGAGGCCACGCAGCTCGCCCTGGAGCGGGACGGCTTCGCGGTCACCGCGATGCCCGACGGGCTGTCCGGCCTGGAGGCGTTCCGGGCGAACCGCCCCGACATCGCGCTGCTCGACGTGATGGTCCCGGGCCTGGACGGCGTCAGCCTGTGCCGCCGTATCCGGGACGAGTCGACGGTGCCGGTGATCATGCTGTCCGCGCGGGCGGACTCCATCGACGTCGTGCTGGGTCTGGAAGCCGGCGCGGACGACTATGTGACCAAGCCGTTCGACGGGGCCGTGCTGGTCGCGCGGATCCGGGCGGTGCTGCGCCGCTTCGGGCACGCGGGCGGCGCCGGGCAGCCGGAGGAGCCCGAGTCCCTGTCGGCCGGCGGCGTGCTGACCTTCGGTGAGCTGGAGATCGACACCGAGGGCATGGAGGTGCGCAAGGGCGGGCAGCCGGTGGCGCTGACGCCCACGGAGATGCGACTGCTCCTGGAGTTCTCGTCGGCGCCGGGCACGGTCCTGTCGCGGGACAAGCTCCTGGAGCGCGTGTGGGACTACGGCTGGGGCGGTGACACGCGCGTGGTGGACGTCCATGTGCAGCGGCTGCGTACGAAGATCGGCCAGGACCGTATCGAGACGGTTCGCGGCTTCGGCTACAAGTTGAAGGCCTGA
- a CDS encoding TetR/AcrR family transcriptional regulator — MGGTMDGTKHRRRGDTRQRIQDIALELFAEQGYEKTSLREIAERLDVTKAALYYHFKTKEEILVSLFEDLTKPIEDLIEWGKQQPHTLETKQEIVRRYGRILSEAAPLFQFMQENQATVRELSIGEMFKNRMMGMRDIIIDPDADLVDQVRCISALFTMHAGMFVLRDLEGDPEDKRKAVLEVAIDLVTQAHTGSRNA, encoded by the coding sequence ATGGGCGGCACCATGGACGGCACCAAGCACCGGCGCCGCGGGGACACCCGCCAGCGCATCCAGGACATCGCCCTCGAACTCTTCGCCGAGCAGGGCTACGAGAAGACCTCCCTGCGGGAGATCGCCGAGCGCCTCGATGTCACGAAGGCGGCGCTCTACTACCACTTCAAGACCAAGGAAGAGATCCTGGTCAGCCTCTTCGAGGACCTGACGAAGCCGATCGAGGACCTGATCGAGTGGGGCAAGCAACAGCCGCACACCCTGGAGACGAAGCAGGAGATCGTACGGCGCTACGGCCGGATCCTGTCCGAGGCGGCGCCGCTGTTCCAGTTCATGCAGGAGAACCAGGCGACCGTACGGGAACTGAGCATCGGCGAGATGTTCAAGAACCGCATGATGGGCATGCGCGACATCATCATCGACCCGGACGCCGACCTGGTCGACCAGGTCCGCTGCATCAGCGCCCTGTTCACGATGCACGCCGGGATGTTCGTCCTGCGGGACCTCGAAGGCGACCCCGAGGACAAGCGCAAGGCCGTCCTCGAGGTCGCGATCGATCTGGTGACACAGGCACACACCGGAAGCCGGAACGCTTAG
- a CDS encoding A/G-specific adenine glycosylase, with protein sequence MTAPTMPQPPHRADTTADRLLGEPLHSPVIAWFDEHARDLPWRRPEAGPWGVMVSEFMLQQTPVNRVRPVYEQWLARWPRPADLAKEAPGEAVRAWGRLGYPRRALRLHGAAVAITERHGGDVPTDHAQLLALPGIGEYTAAAVASFAYGQRHAVLDTNVRRVFARAVTGVQYPPNATTAAERKLARALLPEDERTAARWAAASMELGALVCTAKNETCHRCPIASQCAWQLAGKPEHEGPPRRGQTYAGTDRQVRGKLLAVLRDAHAPVPQSVLDRVWHEPVQRARALDGLVADGLVEPLAGGLYRLPLS encoded by the coding sequence ATGACTGCGCCCACGATGCCCCAGCCCCCGCACCGCGCCGACACCACCGCCGACCGTCTTCTCGGCGAGCCCCTGCACTCCCCCGTCATCGCCTGGTTCGACGAACACGCCCGCGATCTGCCGTGGCGGCGGCCCGAAGCCGGGCCATGGGGGGTGATGGTCAGCGAGTTCATGCTCCAGCAGACACCGGTCAACCGCGTCCGGCCCGTCTACGAGCAGTGGCTGGCTCGCTGGCCCCGCCCCGCCGACCTGGCGAAGGAGGCTCCCGGCGAGGCCGTCCGCGCCTGGGGCCGGCTCGGCTACCCGCGCCGCGCGCTGCGGCTGCACGGCGCCGCCGTCGCCATAACGGAACGGCACGGCGGTGACGTACCGACGGATCACGCCCAGTTGCTGGCGCTGCCCGGCATCGGCGAGTACACGGCCGCCGCGGTCGCCTCCTTCGCGTACGGCCAGCGGCATGCCGTGCTCGACACCAACGTCCGCCGGGTCTTCGCCCGCGCGGTCACCGGCGTCCAGTACCCGCCTAACGCCACCACCGCCGCCGAGCGCAAGCTCGCCCGCGCGCTGCTGCCCGAGGACGAGCGGACCGCCGCCCGCTGGGCCGCCGCCTCGATGGAACTCGGCGCGCTGGTGTGCACCGCCAAGAACGAGACCTGCCACCGCTGCCCCATCGCCTCCCAGTGCGCCTGGCAGCTCGCGGGCAAGCCCGAGCACGAAGGGCCGCCGCGCCGCGGGCAGACATACGCGGGCACCGACCGCCAGGTACGCGGCAAGCTCCTCGCCGTGCTGCGCGACGCCCACGCGCCGGTCCCGCAGTCCGTCCTCGACCGGGTGTGGCACGAGCCGGTGCAGCGCGCCCGTGCTCTCGACGGCCTCGTCGCGGACGGGTTGGTGGAGCCGCTGGCGGGCGGTCTGTACCGGCTGCCGCTGAGCTGA